A single window of Symphalangus syndactylus isolate Jambi chromosome 4, NHGRI_mSymSyn1-v2.1_pri, whole genome shotgun sequence DNA harbors:
- the LOC129480211 gene encoding large ribosomal subunit protein eL8-like yields MPKGKKAKGKKVAPAPAVVKKQEAKKVVNPLFEKRPKNFGMGQDIQPKRDLTRFVKWPRCIRLQRQRAILYKRLKVPPAINQFTQALDRQTATQLLKLAHKYRPETKQEKRQRLLAPAEKKAASKGDVLIKRPPVLRAGVNTLTTLVENKKAQLVVIAHDVDPIKLVVFLPALCRKMGVPYCIIKGKARLGRLVHRKTCATVAFTQVNSEDKGTLAKLVETIRTNYNDRYDEIHHHWGGNVLGPKSMARIAKLEKAKAKELATKLG; encoded by the coding sequence ATGCCGAAAGGAAAGAAAGCCAAGGGAAAGAAGGTGGCTCCGGCCCCTGCTGTCGTGAAGAAGCAGGAGGCTAAGAAAGTGGTGAATCCCCTGTTTGAGAAAAGGCCTAAGAATTTTGGCATGGGACAGGACATCCAGCCCAAAAGAGACCTCACCCGCTTTGTGAAATGGCCCCGCTGTATCAGGTTGCAGCGGCAGAGAGCCATCCTCTATAAGCGACTGAAAGTGCCTCCTGCGATTAACCAGTTCACCCAGGCCCTGGACCGCCAAACAGCTACTCAGCTGCTTAAGCTGGCCCACAAGTACAGACCAGAGACAAAGCAAGAGAAGAGGCAGAGGCTGTTGGCCCCGGCAGAGAAGAAAGCTGCTAGCAAAGGGGACGTCCTCATCAAGAGACCACCTGTCCTTCGAGCAGGAGTTAACACCCTCACCACCTTGGTGGAGAATAAGAAAGCTCAGCTGGTGGTGATTGCACACGACGTGGATCCCATCAAGCTGGTTGTCTTCTTGCCTGCCCTGTGTCGTAAAATGGGGGTCCCTTACTGCATTATCAAGGGGAAGGCAAGACTGGGACGTCTCGTCCACAGGAAGACCTGCGCCACTGTCGCCTTCACACAGGTGAACTCGGAAGACAAAGGCACTTTGGCTAAGCTGGTGGAAACTATCAGGACCAATTATAACGACAGATACGATGAGATCCACCATCACTGGGGCGGCAACGTCCTGGGTCCTAAGTCCATGGCTCGTATTGCCAAGCTCGAAAAGGCAAAGGCTAAAGAACTTGCCACTAAACTGGGTTAA